One Pseudonocardia sediminis DNA window includes the following coding sequences:
- a CDS encoding DUF418 domain-containing protein, with translation MSRALPSVPGPVAPTPDGERLLAPDLARGVMLLLIALAHSRMLHAGGNAYNVPAGGGPLDVAVQALLTSLVDGRAAPLFGLLFGYGLVQMTRRHSGPGQDPAGARRLIRRRGFWLVVFGVVHVALLYSGDVIGSYGVLSLLFAGAVAWSGRRLWTVTAVVLAAGASLAAAIQLVGGAEPPLPVGATLIESALVRTMALPLLPVSAFASAAPVLIGIWAARMRLLEEPGRFRPLLRGVALIGFPVAVLGALPVTLQAVDVWHPRSSTVIAAAFALFSATGIAGGLAYAAVIALVALRIGDRRGRVTTALVACGRRSMTFYIAQSPVWLVLTEPSLVGLHGGLGAAAAAGIGVATWVATVLVADLLHRNGRRGPAEALVRRLTYGHRTPRSRGQGVTTPT, from the coding sequence ATGTCGAGAGCACTCCCGTCCGTGCCCGGACCGGTCGCACCGACCCCCGACGGCGAGCGCCTGCTGGCCCCGGACCTCGCGCGCGGTGTGATGCTGCTGCTCATCGCGCTGGCCCACTCGCGGATGCTGCACGCGGGCGGGAACGCCTACAACGTCCCCGCCGGCGGCGGCCCGCTCGACGTCGCGGTCCAGGCACTGCTGACGTCGCTGGTCGACGGCCGGGCGGCCCCGCTGTTCGGCCTCCTGTTCGGGTACGGCCTGGTGCAGATGACCCGGCGTCACTCCGGCCCCGGCCAGGATCCGGCCGGGGCCCGACGGCTGATCCGTCGGCGCGGCTTCTGGCTGGTCGTGTTCGGTGTCGTCCACGTCGCACTGCTCTACAGCGGGGACGTGATCGGCTCCTACGGAGTGCTCTCGCTGCTGTTCGCCGGCGCGGTGGCCTGGTCCGGACGCCGGCTGTGGACGGTCACGGCCGTGGTCCTCGCCGCCGGCGCCTCGCTGGCCGCGGCGATCCAGCTGGTGGGCGGGGCCGAACCGCCCCTGCCGGTGGGAGCGACCCTGATCGAGAGCGCGCTGGTGCGCACGATGGCGCTCCCGCTGTTGCCGGTATCCGCATTTGCCTCGGCGGCGCCCGTTCTCATCGGCATCTGGGCAGCGCGGATGCGGCTGCTCGAGGAGCCCGGCCGGTTCCGGCCGCTCCTGCGCGGGGTGGCGCTGATCGGGTTCCCGGTCGCCGTGCTCGGCGCGCTACCGGTCACCCTGCAGGCGGTGGACGTCTGGCACCCCCGGTCCTCGACCGTGATCGCCGCCGCGTTCGCGCTGTTCAGCGCGACCGGCATCGCGGGCGGCCTCGCCTACGCCGCGGTGATCGCACTCGTCGCGCTCCGGATCGGCGATCGGCGCGGCCGGGTGACGACGGCGCTGGTGGCCTGCGGGCGGCGGTCGATGACCTTCTACATCGCCCAGTCCCCGGTGTGGTTGGTGCTCACCGAACCCTCGCTCGTCGGCCTGCACGGCGGGCTCGGCGCGGCGGCGGCCGCCGGGATCGGCGTCGCGACGTGGGTCGCGACGGTGCTCGTCGCCGACCTTCTGCACCGCAACGGACGGCGCGGACCGGCCGAGGCCCTCGTGCGACGACTGACCTACGGCCACCGGACCCCACGCAGCCGCGGACAGGGCGTGACGACACCGACCTAG
- the ppk2 gene encoding polyphosphate kinase 2 translates to MTSVEQAVNAFRRTPQGAGHSERTRDELREALRSADLLDGLHNWSVVDVDDDEGLLVDRDGVEVGTWREDYPYAERMAREEYEAVKRALQIELLKMQSWVKDTGQRVVVLFEGRDAAGKGGTIQRFTQHLNPRGARVVALDKPDDRERTQWYFQRYFCQLPSAGEIVLFDRSWYNRAVVERVMGFCTDAEYAEFMSQVPSLENALVDNGIHLIKLWFSVSRPEQRTRFTIRVIDPLRQWKLSPVDLAALDRWDDYTAAKEAMFAGTDTAAAPWTVVKSNDKKRGRIAALRWVLSTLDYPTKDVDVVGTPDPLIAGPPSRVYESSERGPSAGGDDTR, encoded by the coding sequence ATGACATCGGTCGAGCAGGCTGTCAACGCGTTCCGGCGGACACCGCAGGGAGCCGGGCACTCCGAGCGCACCCGCGACGAGCTCCGGGAGGCCTTGCGGTCGGCGGACCTGCTCGACGGCCTGCACAACTGGTCGGTGGTCGACGTCGACGACGACGAGGGTCTGCTCGTGGATCGCGACGGCGTGGAGGTCGGGACGTGGCGCGAGGACTACCCGTACGCCGAACGGATGGCGCGCGAGGAGTACGAGGCGGTCAAGCGCGCCCTGCAGATCGAGCTGTTGAAGATGCAGTCCTGGGTCAAGGACACCGGCCAGCGGGTGGTGGTCCTGTTCGAGGGGCGCGACGCGGCCGGTAAGGGCGGCACCATCCAGCGGTTCACCCAGCACCTGAACCCGCGCGGGGCCCGGGTGGTCGCCCTGGACAAACCGGACGACCGGGAACGCACGCAGTGGTACTTCCAGCGCTACTTCTGCCAGCTCCCCTCAGCCGGGGAGATCGTGCTGTTCGACCGCTCCTGGTACAACCGCGCGGTCGTCGAACGGGTGATGGGCTTCTGCACCGACGCGGAGTACGCCGAGTTCATGTCGCAGGTCCCGTCCCTGGAGAACGCGCTGGTGGACAACGGGATCCATCTGATCAAACTGTGGTTCTCGGTGTCGCGGCCGGAGCAGCGCACCCGGTTCACGATCCGGGTCATCGACCCGTTGCGCCAGTGGAAGCTCAGCCCGGTCGACCTCGCCGCCCTGGACCGGTGGGACGACTACACCGCCGCCAAGGAGGCGATGTTCGCCGGGACCGACACCGCCGCCGCGCCGTGGACGGTGGTCAAGAGCAACGACAAGAAGCGGGGACGGATCGCGGCCCTGCGCTGGGTCCTGTCCACGCTGGACTACCCGACGAAGGACGTCGACGTCGTCGGCACACCCGACCCGCTGATCGCCGGGCCGCCGAGCCGGGTCTACGAGTCCAGCGAACGCGGCCCCTCGGCAGGCGGCGACGATACGCGGTGA
- a CDS encoding LLM class flavin-dependent oxidoreductase, protein MPLPLPLSILDLATVARGETVAQGLEATTTLAQRAEDWGFRRIWYAEHHNMGSIASAATSVLIAHVAARTERITLGSGGVMLPNHSPLQIAEQFGTLAELHPGRIELGLGRAPGTDQATVGALRRDPRASDRFPQDVQELQAFLGSTSLVPGVEAHPGRGTGVPLSILGSSLYGAQVAAALGLPYAFASHFAPEALEQAVALYRREFRPSEQLSAPHVLAGVNVIAADSDEEAEQVQREVQRSRVRLFTGRRGASLTDAEADAVLDSASGAQIRSMTRYTAVGTPDTVATYLDDFATRADADELIVTGPAPRRESWWRSWELLATKVQNAH, encoded by the coding sequence ATGCCGCTACCGCTGCCGTTGTCGATCCTGGACCTGGCCACCGTCGCCCGGGGCGAGACCGTCGCCCAGGGCCTGGAAGCCACCACGACGTTGGCGCAGCGCGCCGAGGACTGGGGTTTCCGGCGCATCTGGTACGCCGAGCACCACAACATGGGATCGATCGCGTCGGCGGCGACGAGCGTGCTCATCGCCCACGTCGCCGCACGCACCGAGCGCATCACGTTGGGCTCCGGCGGCGTGATGCTGCCGAACCACTCGCCGTTGCAGATCGCCGAGCAGTTCGGCACCCTCGCCGAGCTCCACCCCGGCCGGATCGAGCTCGGGCTCGGCCGCGCGCCCGGCACCGACCAGGCGACCGTGGGCGCGCTGCGGCGCGATCCGCGCGCCTCCGACCGGTTCCCGCAGGACGTGCAGGAGCTGCAGGCGTTCCTCGGGTCCACCAGCCTCGTCCCGGGTGTCGAGGCCCATCCCGGCCGCGGCACCGGGGTCCCGCTGTCGATCCTCGGGTCGTCGCTCTACGGCGCCCAGGTCGCCGCCGCGCTCGGACTCCCCTACGCGTTCGCCTCGCACTTCGCGCCGGAGGCCCTCGAGCAGGCCGTCGCGCTCTACCGCCGGGAGTTCCGTCCCTCCGAGCAGCTCTCCGCCCCGCACGTCCTGGCCGGGGTGAACGTCATCGCGGCCGACTCCGACGAGGAGGCCGAGCAGGTTCAGCGCGAGGTGCAGCGCTCCCGGGTCCGGCTGTTCACCGGACGTCGCGGCGCATCGCTGACCGACGCCGAGGCCGACGCCGTCCTGGACAGCGCCTCGGGCGCCCAGATCCGGTCGATGACCCGCTACACCGCCGTCGGGACACCCGACACCGTCGCCACCTACCTGGACGACTTCGCCACCCGCGCCGACGCCGACGAGCTGATCGTCACCGGGCCGGCGCCGCGCCGGGAGAGCTGGTGGCGCAGCTGGGAGCTGCTGGCGACGAAGGTGCAGAACGCGCACTGA
- a CDS encoding MarR family winged helix-turn-helix transcriptional regulator → MGSELIADDPDRRRAGPTSATRLLPGRLEAPLQQAHGLTLFEYLTLSHLSEAPGRSLRMSELAFLTNGSLSRLSNVVKRLEGRGWMRRSPDPDDGRYTLAALTDDGFDVVHAAAPTHLRAVRALVLDRLDADNRAALGRIAVALGVQDFPPS, encoded by the coding sequence GTGGGATCGGAACTCATCGCCGACGATCCGGACCGGCGCCGGGCGGGACCTACTTCCGCGACCCGGTTACTGCCCGGCCGGCTGGAGGCACCGCTGCAGCAGGCACACGGGCTGACGCTGTTCGAGTACCTCACGCTCAGCCACCTGTCGGAGGCGCCGGGACGCAGTCTGCGGATGAGCGAGCTGGCGTTCCTGACCAACGGCTCGCTGTCCCGGCTGTCCAACGTCGTCAAACGGCTGGAGGGTCGCGGCTGGATGCGACGCTCCCCCGACCCCGACGACGGCCGCTACACCCTCGCCGCCCTCACCGACGACGGGTTCGACGTCGTGCACGCCGCGGCGCCCACCCACCTGCGCGCGGTCCGGGCACTGGTCCTCGACCGGCTCGACGCCGACAACCGGGCGGCGCTGGGGCGGATCGCCGTGGCGTTGGGGGTGCAGGACTTCCCCCCGTCCTGA
- a CDS encoding putative quinol monooxygenase: MLIIAGYLTAEPTDRDAFVADGAKAVSMARAAPGCLDFSITADTVDAARINIFERWESEEELLTFRGSGPDSDTAARILGAEVRRYVIASVEDP; this comes from the coding sequence ATGCTGATCATCGCTGGTTACCTGACCGCCGAACCGACCGACCGGGACGCGTTCGTGGCCGATGGCGCGAAGGCGGTCTCCATGGCGCGCGCCGCGCCGGGTTGCCTGGACTTCTCCATCACCGCGGACACCGTCGACGCGGCGCGGATCAACATCTTCGAGCGCTGGGAGTCCGAGGAGGAGCTTCTGACGTTCCGCGGCTCCGGACCCGACTCGGACACCGCGGCGCGGATCCTGGGAGCCGAGGTGAGGCGCTACGTCATCGCCTCCGTCGAGGATCCGTGA
- a CDS encoding cytochrome P450, whose protein sequence is MTAVQTLPTLDLDPFDPEVLRDPLPAHAALRDAGPLVRLPRYDTYAIARYDDVRAALSDWQSFESSAGVGLTNFRTETPWRPPSLLLEADPPGHDAPRTVLAGILGPRALRRLREDWAADAERLVSDLLAGGSAEVDAVPALAEAFPLRVFPDAVGLGRDGREHLLPYGDHAFNAFGPTDNALVLAGNADVAEHSGWVGEQCRRENLAPVGFGADIWAAADRGDLTHAQAPLVVRSLLTAGVDTTVHGIGAVLHALATTPGAWDLLRARPELVRGAFDEAVRWESPVQAFFRTTVRDVPVGRDGAVLPAGQKVLVFFAAANRDPHHWTDPDTFDPTRDPSGHVGFGMGIHQCVGQHVARLEAESLLTALLTRVTRLELTGEPVRHLNNTLRAWASLPMRLTI, encoded by the coding sequence GTGACCGCTGTCCAGACCCTGCCGACCCTCGATCTCGACCCGTTCGATCCCGAGGTCCTGCGCGACCCGCTCCCCGCCCACGCCGCTCTGCGCGACGCCGGGCCGCTGGTGCGCCTGCCGCGCTACGACACCTACGCGATCGCCCGGTACGACGACGTCCGCGCGGCGCTGTCGGACTGGCAGTCCTTCGAGTCCTCCGCCGGTGTCGGGCTGACCAACTTCCGCACCGAGACGCCGTGGCGACCTCCGTCGCTGCTCCTCGAAGCCGACCCGCCCGGGCACGACGCGCCCCGTACCGTCCTCGCCGGGATCCTCGGGCCCCGCGCGCTACGACGGTTGCGCGAGGACTGGGCCGCCGACGCCGAGCGGCTCGTCTCCGACCTGCTCGCCGGCGGCTCGGCCGAGGTCGACGCCGTCCCCGCGCTGGCCGAGGCGTTCCCGCTGCGCGTCTTCCCCGACGCCGTCGGCCTGGGCCGCGACGGGCGGGAGCACCTGCTCCCCTACGGCGACCACGCTTTCAACGCCTTCGGCCCCACCGACAACGCGCTGGTGCTCGCCGGCAACGCCGACGTCGCCGAGCACTCGGGATGGGTCGGCGAGCAGTGCCGGCGGGAGAACCTGGCGCCGGTCGGGTTCGGAGCCGACATCTGGGCCGCCGCCGACCGCGGCGACCTCACCCACGCCCAGGCCCCGCTCGTGGTCCGGTCGCTGCTCACCGCCGGGGTCGACACCACGGTGCACGGCATCGGCGCCGTCCTGCACGCCCTCGCCACCACACCGGGCGCCTGGGACCTGCTCCGTGCCCGGCCCGAGCTCGTGCGCGGGGCGTTCGACGAGGCGGTCCGCTGGGAGTCCCCGGTGCAGGCCTTCTTCCGCACGACGGTGCGCGACGTCCCGGTCGGCCGCGACGGCGCCGTCCTGCCCGCCGGGCAGAAGGTGCTGGTCTTCTTCGCCGCGGCCAACCGCGACCCCCACCACTGGACCGACCCCGACACCTTCGACCCCACGCGCGACCCCTCGGGTCACGTCGGGTTCGGCATGGGCATCCACCAGTGCGTCGGCCAGCACGTCGCCCGGCTCGAGGCCGAGTCCCTCCTGACCGCCCTGCTCACCCGGGTGACCCGGCTCGAGCTGACGGGCGAGCCGGTCCGGCACCTCAACAACACCCTGCGTGCGTGGGCCTCGCTCCCGATGCGCCTCACGATCTGA
- a CDS encoding PDR/VanB family oxidoreductase — protein MSAAVPPRVDPGRGLSLRVTSKTPAADGVVALTLTDPTGARLPDWTPGSHIDLILPSGESRQYSLCGDRWDAHTYRVGVLREPGGRGGSAWIHDELAVGDLVGIGGPRNRFGLVPSSRYLFVAGGIGITPLLPMIAAADRLGTDWRLVYGGRTRGSMAFIDELAGHRDRVSVLPQDEHGLLPLADLLAEVDADTRVYCCGPAPLLDAVDDACAHLPSQALRTERFAAREQGAPVRDTPFTVALGRTGTEVEVTPDITVLEAVRSAGVEVLSSCREGTCGTCETTVLAGDLDHRDSILDEDGRAAGDCMFVCVSRSRGDRLVLDL, from the coding sequence ATGTCGGCAGCCGTACCTCCCCGCGTCGATCCCGGTCGTGGGCTCAGCCTGCGCGTCACGTCCAAGACCCCGGCGGCGGACGGTGTGGTCGCCCTGACGCTGACCGACCCGACCGGCGCGAGGCTGCCGGACTGGACGCCGGGCTCGCACATCGACCTGATCCTCCCCTCCGGCGAGAGCAGGCAGTACTCGCTCTGCGGGGACCGCTGGGACGCCCACACCTACCGGGTCGGGGTTCTCCGCGAACCCGGGGGACGCGGTGGCTCGGCCTGGATCCACGACGAGCTCGCGGTCGGCGACCTGGTCGGGATCGGCGGGCCGCGCAACCGGTTCGGCCTGGTCCCGAGCTCGCGCTACCTCTTCGTCGCCGGCGGGATCGGCATCACCCCGCTGCTGCCGATGATCGCCGCCGCCGACCGGCTCGGCACCGACTGGAGGCTGGTCTACGGCGGCCGCACCCGCGGCTCGATGGCCTTTATCGACGAGCTCGCCGGTCACCGCGACCGGGTCTCCGTCCTACCCCAGGACGAGCACGGGCTCCTGCCCCTCGCCGACCTTCTCGCCGAGGTCGACGCCGACACCCGCGTCTACTGCTGCGGGCCCGCCCCGCTGCTCGACGCCGTCGACGACGCCTGCGCGCACCTGCCGTCGCAAGCACTGCGCACCGAGCGCTTCGCGGCCAGGGAGCAGGGCGCACCGGTCCGCGACACCCCGTTCACCGTCGCGCTGGGCCGCACGGGCACCGAGGTCGAGGTCACCCCCGACATCACCGTGCTCGAGGCCGTGCGCTCGGCCGGGGTCGAGGTCCTGTCCTCCTGCCGCGAGGGGACGTGTGGCACCTGCGAGACGACGGTCCTGGCCGGCGATCTCGACCACCGTGACTCGATCCTCGACGAGGACGGGCGCGCCGCCGGGGACTGCATGTTCGTCTGCGTCTCCCGCTCCCGCGGCGACCGCCTCGTCCTCGACCTCTGA
- a CDS encoding IclR family transcriptional regulator, with protein MGVRACRPDSDDSAVTSAPPESPDRRAGRATSKPPPERRSGRWFRPIRVLVTPGCPDPDRSVLQRLPPRLVSPDGPGEPSDTGGPALPPAGPRLRREADRRVGLGLRLWELGSRASTALSLREAAMPLMEDLHAVVGHHIQLGVLDDAEVLFLERLSAPAAVVNYTRIAGRLPLHVSSSGLVLLAHTDADVQQRTLAGPLRAYTPDTITNPGRLRAMLDHVRHEDVAFCPGFIHPDACGIAVPVRSQAGAVVAALAVIVPNDGDARAQVPALRAAARGIGRRLASH; from the coding sequence GTGGGTGTGCGCGCCTGCCGGCCGGACAGCGACGACTCCGCCGTCACGTCCGCTCCGCCCGAATCACCGGACAGACGTGCCGGTCGTGCGACATCGAAACCTCCACCAGAGCGTCGATCCGGACGGTGGTTCCGCCCGATACGGGTACTCGTCACACCGGGGTGCCCGGATCCGGATCGTTCAGTCCTGCAGCGACTGCCTCCCCGTCTCGTCTCCCCGGACGGGCCGGGTGAGCCGTCCGACACAGGTGGTCCGGCCCTGCCACCGGCCGGCCCACGGCTGCGCCGCGAGGCCGACCGGCGCGTCGGTCTGGGCCTGCGGCTGTGGGAGCTGGGCTCCCGCGCGTCCACGGCGTTGTCGCTCCGGGAGGCGGCGATGCCTCTGATGGAGGACCTGCACGCGGTCGTCGGCCACCACATCCAGCTCGGGGTGCTCGACGACGCCGAGGTGCTGTTCCTGGAGCGGCTCTCGGCCCCCGCCGCGGTCGTCAACTACACGCGCATCGCGGGACGGCTCCCGCTGCACGTGTCGTCCTCGGGTCTGGTTCTCCTGGCCCACACCGACGCCGACGTCCAGCAACGGACCCTGGCGGGACCGCTGCGCGCCTACACCCCCGACACCATCACGAACCCAGGCCGGCTGCGGGCGATGCTCGACCACGTTCGTCACGAGGACGTGGCGTTCTGCCCGGGCTTCATCCACCCCGACGCCTGCGGGATCGCCGTCCCGGTGCGCTCGCAGGCGGGTGCGGTCGTCGCGGCCCTGGCCGTGATCGTTCCCAACGACGGTGACGCGAGGGCCCAGGTACCCGCCCTCCGGGCGGCGGCGCGGGGTATCGGCCGACGCCTCGCTTCTCACTGA
- a CDS encoding YihY/virulence factor BrkB family protein produces MTAESSLSGRQARTPTGVPPRGWWQVLRRAFAESSADNVSMLAGGVAYFGFLAIFPALIAGVTLYGLVADPATVTRQVQDLTALLPQEAQPLITDQLTSIASGGGSALGIGLVVSLLAAVWSASSGVGNLMQAVNLAYDEKEGRGFVALRGTALLLTVGAVVFVLATLALVAVVPPVLDAIPLGIVGTVLAQVVRWALLVALVVGSLAVVYRVAPDRDSPRFAWVSPGALLAAVLWLLGSLLFSLYVNNFGSYNKTYGALAGVVVLLLWLYLTAYIVLLGAEINAEAERQTVRDTTVGEARPRGSRRAAAADEVADPPGPGPDR; encoded by the coding sequence GTGACGGCGGAGTCGTCGCTGTCCGGCCGGCAGGCGCGCACACCCACGGGGGTGCCGCCGCGCGGGTGGTGGCAGGTGTTGCGGCGCGCCTTCGCGGAGAGCTCCGCCGACAACGTGTCGATGCTCGCCGGCGGCGTGGCCTACTTCGGTTTCCTGGCGATCTTCCCGGCGCTGATCGCCGGGGTCACCCTGTACGGGCTCGTCGCCGATCCGGCCACGGTGACCCGGCAGGTGCAGGACCTGACCGCGCTGCTGCCGCAGGAGGCGCAGCCCCTGATCACCGATCAGCTGACCTCGATCGCCTCCGGTGGCGGGAGCGCCCTGGGGATCGGTCTGGTCGTGTCGCTGCTGGCGGCGGTCTGGTCGGCCTCGAGCGGGGTGGGCAACCTGATGCAGGCGGTGAACCTGGCCTACGACGAGAAGGAGGGGCGTGGGTTCGTCGCGTTGCGCGGGACCGCGCTGCTGCTCACCGTCGGCGCGGTCGTGTTCGTCCTGGCCACGCTGGCGCTGGTGGCGGTCGTCCCGCCGGTCCTCGACGCGATACCGCTGGGGATCGTCGGGACCGTCCTGGCGCAGGTCGTGCGCTGGGCGCTGCTGGTGGCCCTGGTGGTCGGGAGCCTGGCCGTGGTCTACCGGGTGGCCCCGGACCGGGACTCGCCACGGTTCGCCTGGGTCAGTCCGGGGGCCCTGCTCGCCGCGGTGCTGTGGCTGCTCGGCAGTCTGCTGTTCAGCCTGTACGTCAACAACTTCGGGAGCTACAACAAGACCTACGGCGCGCTGGCCGGGGTCGTGGTGCTGCTGCTGTGGCTCTACCTGACCGCCTACATCGTGCTGCTCGGGGCCGAGATCAACGCGGAGGCGGAACGTCAGACCGTGCGCGACACGACCGTCGGCGAGGCGAGACCACGGGGGAGTCGCCGCGCCGCGGCGGCCGACGAGGTCGCCGATCCGCCGGGCCCGGGGCCGGACCGGTGA
- a CDS encoding DUF998 domain-containing protein, protein MGPGRASPRERTLAGWAGMAGACCYSWYLAAPLFGTRLDPTRAYVSEFAVPGSPGSAWFRIADVAAGVLIILLAAGLQRSAVRPVDRRETVGAAAVAVVGLTAVVDGLHPMECAPSADPACRLAEQAQPLMGQLTDLHTLSGLAGVAAATTAMVTLSRPRAGDRPRRTGVRPGQVCAAALVLLAAVVSVLALTGADGVGVVEHLQLMLVAGWVAAVSAMLVGSRRSRREVMDRAR, encoded by the coding sequence GTGGGGCCGGGCCGCGCGTCGCCGCGGGAGCGGACTCTCGCCGGCTGGGCCGGGATGGCGGGAGCCTGTTGCTACAGCTGGTATCTCGCCGCCCCGCTGTTCGGAACACGTCTGGACCCGACACGGGCGTACGTCAGCGAGTTCGCGGTACCGGGCTCTCCCGGTAGCGCCTGGTTCCGGATCGCCGACGTCGCGGCGGGCGTATTGATCATCCTGCTGGCCGCGGGTCTGCAGCGGTCGGCGGTCCGGCCCGTGGACCGCCGGGAGACCGTGGGGGCCGCCGCCGTCGCCGTCGTCGGCCTGACGGCGGTCGTCGACGGCCTCCACCCGATGGAGTGCGCCCCGTCGGCGGACCCGGCGTGCCGTCTCGCCGAGCAGGCACAGCCACTGATGGGCCAGCTCACCGACCTGCACACGCTGTCCGGGCTGGCCGGTGTCGCAGCCGCCACGACCGCGATGGTCACGCTCTCACGGCCCCGGGCCGGAGACCGGCCCCGGCGCACGGGAGTGCGACCCGGACAGGTGTGCGCGGCGGCCCTGGTGCTGCTCGCCGCCGTGGTCAGCGTGCTGGCCCTGACGGGCGCCGACGGCGTCGGCGTCGTGGAGCACCTTCAGCTCATGCTCGTCGCCGGCTGGGTCGCCGCCGTGTCGGCGATGCTCGTCGGGTCCCGGCGATCTCGCCGGGAAGTAATGGATCGAGCACGTTGA
- a CDS encoding SDR family NAD(P)-dependent oxidoreductase codes for MTHDRPLAMVTGGSSGIGLELARELAGRGHDVAISGQSGRVHDSAKELEALGVDAYPFQADASTYDGVEAFWTFVADLGRPVEVACLNVGIGVGGAGFADTDLADEFRMIAINCTGLVHTAKRVTHAMLAQGRGRILIVSSISASTPTPYETVYGPTKAFGFSFAESLREELRGSGITVTALLPGATDSEFHANAGMGNTRFGDNSWKNDKRLVGRQGIDALFAGDDHVVGGDEATKQAFLDNRATSEPEKAARQGAQARPAG; via the coding sequence ATGACGCACGACCGCCCCCTCGCCATGGTCACCGGAGGCTCGTCGGGCATCGGGCTCGAACTGGCCCGCGAGCTCGCCGGACGCGGCCACGACGTCGCGATCTCCGGGCAGAGCGGGCGGGTGCACGACTCGGCGAAGGAGCTCGAGGCCCTCGGCGTCGACGCCTATCCGTTCCAGGCCGACGCCTCCACCTACGACGGCGTGGAGGCGTTCTGGACCTTCGTCGCCGACCTCGGCCGTCCGGTCGAGGTGGCCTGCCTCAACGTCGGCATCGGCGTCGGAGGGGCGGGGTTCGCCGACACCGACCTCGCCGACGAGTTCCGCATGATCGCCATCAACTGCACCGGGCTGGTGCACACGGCCAAGCGGGTCACCCACGCCATGCTCGCCCAGGGCCGGGGGCGGATCCTGATCGTCTCCTCGATCTCGGCCTCCACGCCGACGCCGTACGAGACCGTCTACGGTCCGACCAAGGCGTTCGGGTTCTCCTTCGCCGAGTCCCTGCGCGAGGAGCTGCGGGGGTCCGGGATCACCGTGACCGCCCTGCTGCCCGGCGCCACCGACTCGGAGTTCCACGCGAATGCCGGCATGGGCAACACCAGGTTCGGTGACAACAGCTGGAAGAACGACAAGCGCCTCGTGGGACGCCAGGGGATCGACGCGCTGTTCGCCGGTGACGACCACGTCGTCGGCGGGGACGAGGCGACCAAGCAGGCATTCCTCGACAACCGCGCCACCTCCGAGCCGGAGAAGGCCGCCCGCCAGGGTGCACAGGCCCGGCCGGCCGGCTGA
- a CDS encoding alpha/beta fold hydrolase has product MTEPTAPAPSRSGHLRIDGLSLYHEVYGELGVPGTTPLLLVPGAFMDTGSMSTWVARFAAGRTVIVFDQQGHGRTPDTTRVMSYERFADDAAALLHALGVDRVDVMGYSQGGGVALQLALRRPALVGKLVSLSATFRRDGWYPSVGTAVAGLDATMFAGTPVEKAFLEHTPDAAAFDAYLEKMKVLNVEDQEITDAQMRSITAKAMVIIGDADGVRPEHAVEMFTLLGGGDEDAAASGVLQTVPAARLVILPATSHVGISGESDVLVPMITAFLDDATPSTPELF; this is encoded by the coding sequence ATGACCGAACCGACCGCACCGGCCCCGTCCCGTAGCGGGCACCTGCGAATCGACGGCCTGAGCCTCTACCACGAGGTGTACGGCGAGCTCGGTGTCCCGGGCACGACGCCGCTGCTGCTCGTCCCCGGTGCCTTCATGGACACCGGCTCGATGTCCACGTGGGTGGCCCGGTTCGCGGCCGGCCGCACGGTGATCGTTTTCGACCAGCAGGGACACGGCCGGACCCCGGACACGACGCGCGTGATGTCCTACGAGCGCTTCGCCGACGACGCCGCCGCGTTGCTGCACGCGCTCGGCGTCGATCGCGTGGACGTGATGGGCTACTCGCAGGGCGGCGGGGTCGCGCTGCAGCTCGCCCTGCGCCGCCCGGCGCTGGTCGGGAAGCTCGTGTCACTGTCCGCGACGTTCCGCAGGGACGGGTGGTACCCGTCGGTCGGGACGGCCGTCGCCGGGCTCGACGCCACGATGTTCGCCGGTACGCCCGTCGAGAAGGCGTTCCTGGAGCACACCCCGGACGCCGCGGCGTTCGATGCCTATCTCGAGAAGATGAAGGTCCTCAACGTCGAGGACCAGGAGATCACCGACGCGCAGATGCGGTCGATCACGGCGAAGGCCATGGTGATCATCGGCGACGCGGACGGCGTGCGGCCCGAGCACGCGGTGGAGATGTTCACGCTGCTCGGCGGCGGTGACGAGGACGCGGCGGCCTCGGGAGTGCTGCAGACCGTCCCGGCGGCGCGGCTGGTGATCCTCCCGGCGACGTCGCACGTCGGCATCTCCGGAGAGTCCGACGTCCTGGTCCCCATGATCACCGCGTTCCTCGACGACGCGACCCCGTCGACGCCGGAGCTGTTCTGA